A window of Leptospira hartskeerlii contains these coding sequences:
- a CDS encoding LIC_10421 family protein: MKKTLATILFSLILASNAYAFTELDNLLIAEATTPDLKKIAKEYFNKKAKDHKDLADKYKSLAGQSHGGKATADAAEKEKYKKLADHCDKEAAAYKAQADKF, translated from the coding sequence ATGAAAAAAACTTTAGCAACCATTCTATTTTCCCTGATCCTGGCAAGTAACGCTTACGCATTCACCGAGCTGGACAATCTGCTCATCGCGGAAGCAACCACTCCGGATCTAAAAAAGATCGCAAAAGAGTATTTTAACAAAAAAGCCAAAGACCATAAGGATCTGGCGGATAAGTATAAATCCTTAGCTGGCCAATCCCACGGTGGAAAGGCAACTGCTGATGCAGCAGAAAAGGAAAAATATAAAAAGCTAGCTGATCATTGCGATAAAGAAGCAGCTGCTTACAAAGCACAAGCTGACAAATTCTAA
- a CDS encoding efflux RND transporter permease subunit: MIQSIIRFSAENKFLVLLVTLAILVASYVSMKTIPLDAIPDLSDTQVIVYSRWDRSPDIMEDQVTYPIITSLLGAPKIKVVRGFSDFGFSYVYVIFQDGTDIYWARSRVLEYLSRIQPLLPAGVKTELGPDASAVGWVYQYALIDQTGNNSLVDLRTYQDFHLRYLLNSVPGVSEVAGIGGFKKQYQITIHPNALRSYNVDFETVIQKVRESNQETGGRLLEISGAEYMVRGRGYLSSLTDIENIPLSTDANGTPVLLKNVASVQFGPDIRRGIADLDGEGDVVAGTIVMRHGENALSVIERVKTKLEEIKKNLPKGAELITTYDRSELIEHAISNLKFKLVEEMIIVSIVILIFLWHFPSAIIPILTIPISVIIAFIPMNLLDINANIMSLAGMAISIGVLVDGAIVEVENAYKKLEEWEAGGRIGDYHAVRLEALLEVGPSVFFSLLVIAVAFFPIFTLVDQEGRLFRPLAYSKNIAMAVAAFLAITLDPAVRMLFTRMEPFQFKNVFLSKIATTMLVGKYYPEEKHPVSKILFRYYEPACRYVLHRPKTIIVSAFTLVILTIPVYFSLGSEFMPQLYEESFLYMPTTLPGISVAEAEKLMIAMDKKLKSFPEVKRVFGKAGRSDTATDPAPFSMMETVILLKTQDQWRKADRFYSNLPRIFQYPFLPFVSERLTKDELVEKMNKEMQFPGATNAWTMPIKTRIDMLSTGMRTPIGIKILGSSLEEIESIGIKIETLLKTDKNVRSVFAERTAGGYFLDLNLRREKLARYNISVETAQQIIVAAIGGEPITQTIEGRERFSVNVRYPRELRDSLEKIKTILVPTKEFGHIPISEIASIGAKTGPSMIRDENGFLAGYVYVDPSTSDIGGFVDKAKKKVSESILLPPGYSIVWSGQYENMIRVRERMMYILPLTIFIIFLLLYFNTKSYIKTLIVLLAVPFSLIGAIGLLYILDYQVSVAVWVGMIALMGLDAETGVFMLMYLDLSYEDAKKKGRVRTREDLIEAIIHGAVHRIRPKIMTVLAAMMGLLPIMWSASTGSDVMKRIAAPMVGGLVTSFILELLVYPPIYMLWKEGKLGDILPVLPLTKKKRTKSI; the protein is encoded by the coding sequence ATGATCCAATCTATCATCCGTTTTTCCGCAGAAAACAAGTTTCTAGTTCTTCTAGTCACTTTGGCGATACTTGTCGCATCCTATGTTTCCATGAAAACAATCCCATTGGATGCGATCCCTGATCTTTCCGATACCCAAGTGATCGTATACTCTCGTTGGGATAGAAGTCCGGATATCATGGAAGACCAGGTCACTTATCCCATCATCACTTCTCTTTTGGGAGCTCCTAAGATAAAAGTGGTGCGAGGATTTTCAGATTTCGGTTTCTCTTATGTATATGTAATCTTTCAAGACGGCACAGATATCTATTGGGCAAGATCCAGAGTTTTGGAATATCTATCTAGGATTCAGCCATTACTTCCGGCCGGTGTAAAAACAGAATTAGGACCGGATGCAAGCGCAGTAGGATGGGTATACCAATATGCGCTGATAGACCAAACGGGAAATAATTCTCTCGTGGATTTGAGGACTTATCAGGACTTTCATCTGCGTTATCTGCTGAACTCTGTTCCTGGGGTATCCGAGGTAGCAGGGATCGGAGGATTCAAAAAACAATACCAAATCACAATTCATCCAAACGCATTAAGATCTTATAATGTGGATTTTGAAACTGTTATCCAAAAAGTCCGAGAAAGTAATCAGGAAACCGGTGGAAGGTTACTCGAAATTTCCGGCGCAGAATATATGGTAAGAGGAAGAGGATATCTTTCTTCTCTCACAGATATAGAGAATATTCCACTTTCTACGGATGCGAATGGAACTCCAGTGCTCCTAAAAAACGTGGCCTCAGTCCAATTCGGGCCTGATATTAGGAGAGGGATCGCAGACTTGGATGGAGAAGGGGACGTAGTTGCAGGCACAATAGTCATGCGCCATGGGGAAAATGCACTTTCAGTAATCGAAAGAGTAAAAACCAAACTGGAAGAAATTAAAAAGAATCTTCCTAAAGGCGCAGAATTAATTACTACTTATGACAGATCCGAATTGATTGAACACGCAATCAGCAATTTGAAATTCAAATTGGTAGAGGAGATGATCATTGTTTCCATAGTGATCCTGATCTTTTTATGGCATTTTCCTTCTGCCATTATTCCGATACTTACAATCCCAATTTCAGTAATCATTGCATTCATTCCAATGAATCTACTGGATATCAATGCGAATATCATGTCTTTAGCGGGGATGGCTATTTCGATCGGTGTACTCGTAGATGGAGCAATCGTAGAAGTAGAGAATGCTTATAAAAAATTGGAAGAATGGGAAGCGGGAGGAAGAATTGGAGACTACCATGCAGTCCGATTAGAAGCGCTGCTTGAAGTAGGACCTTCCGTATTCTTCTCCTTACTTGTAATCGCCGTCGCCTTCTTTCCTATATTTACACTTGTAGACCAAGAGGGAAGGTTATTTCGTCCATTAGCATATTCTAAAAATATCGCAATGGCAGTTGCCGCATTCTTGGCGATCACTTTGGATCCCGCAGTTAGAATGTTATTCACCAGAATGGAGCCATTCCAATTCAAGAATGTATTTCTTTCTAAGATCGCAACGACCATGCTCGTCGGAAAATATTATCCGGAAGAAAAACATCCAGTCAGCAAAATCCTGTTCAGATATTACGAACCTGCCTGTCGTTATGTTCTGCATAGACCTAAAACGATTATAGTTTCTGCATTCACATTGGTGATTCTAACAATCCCTGTATATTTCAGTCTAGGTTCAGAATTTATGCCCCAACTGTACGAGGAATCTTTTCTATACATGCCGACTACATTGCCTGGCATTTCCGTAGCGGAAGCGGAGAAACTTATGATCGCCATGGATAAAAAACTGAAAAGTTTTCCGGAAGTGAAACGAGTTTTTGGAAAAGCAGGACGCTCCGATACAGCTACAGATCCTGCGCCATTTTCCATGATGGAAACTGTGATACTTCTTAAGACCCAGGACCAATGGAGAAAAGCAGACAGGTTCTATTCCAATTTGCCAAGGATCTTCCAATATCCGTTCCTTCCTTTTGTATCCGAAAGGCTCACTAAAGATGAATTAGTGGAGAAGATGAACAAGGAGATGCAATTTCCTGGAGCCACAAACGCCTGGACAATGCCGATCAAAACTAGGATCGATATGCTAAGTACCGGTATGAGAACTCCGATCGGAATTAAGATCTTGGGTTCTTCTTTGGAAGAAATCGAATCTATCGGGATCAAAATCGAAACTCTTCTCAAAACGGACAAAAATGTACGAAGTGTATTTGCAGAGAGAACTGCCGGTGGCTACTTCCTAGATCTGAATTTGAGAAGAGAAAAATTAGCAAGATATAATATTTCCGTGGAGACTGCTCAACAGATCATAGTAGCAGCCATTGGAGGAGAACCGATCACTCAAACCATAGAGGGGAGAGAACGTTTTTCAGTGAATGTGCGCTATCCGCGAGAGCTCAGAGATTCTTTAGAGAAGATCAAAACAATACTCGTTCCGACAAAAGAATTCGGTCATATTCCTATTTCCGAAATAGCAAGTATAGGAGCAAAAACCGGTCCGTCTATGATCCGAGATGAGAACGGATTTTTAGCAGGATACGTGTATGTGGATCCTTCTACTTCGGATATCGGAGGCTTTGTTGATAAGGCAAAGAAGAAGGTTTCCGAATCCATCCTTCTTCCTCCCGGTTATTCCATAGTCTGGAGCGGTCAATACGAGAATATGATACGTGTCCGCGAAAGAATGATGTACATTCTTCCTTTGACAATCTTCATTATATTTTTGTTATTGTACTTCAATACAAAATCCTATATTAAAACTTTGATCGTGCTCCTTGCAGTGCCATTTTCCTTGATTGGTGCAATTGGGCTTCTATACATTCTGGATTACCAAGTTTCAGTCGCTGTATGGGTCGGGATGATCGCTCTAATGGGATTGGATGCAGAAACAGGAGTATTTATGCTCATGTATCTGGACCTTTCTTACGAGGACGCAAAGAAAAAAGGACGCGTCCGAACCAGGGAAGATCTGATAGAAGCGATCATCCACGGAGCTGTACATAGGATCCGACCTAAGATCATGACAGTTCTTGCAGCAATGATGGGCCTTCTGCCTATTATGTGGTCTGCAAGCACTGGTTCGGACGTGATGAAAAGGATCGCAGCGCCTATGGTTGGAGGGTTAGTTACCAGTTTTATTCTGGAACTTTTGGTATATCCTCCTATATACATGCTTTGGAAGGAGGGAAAACTGGGAGATATTCTTCCCGTCCTTCCTTTAACCAAGAAAAAGAGAACGAAATCCATTTAA
- a CDS encoding efflux RND transporter periplasmic adaptor subunit: MKPNDLSTSSFVGWVGKLLAILIVVALVADCSSKKDIYYCPMHPHYTSDRPGNCPICNMDLVKKEDPSDHKDHTNANNSLQTTESISEEDHSSHLSETSSGKNSQELILSFEKQQSIGIKTELVSRRNLVKKISAYSSVAYDPELYSALSEYKEAVRSSEFLSPEIIRNLQLRLRQLGLSQDQIRIWTSGARDPSELILGGKSGRAHIYSQIYESDFTTAKVGLPIKFKTDVYPEKEFIGRIKSIDVILDKNNRTLRLRSEVSDPNQLLKPQMFGDTMIEVSLPKVLSVPTSAILDTGKQKIAYVQTAPDRFQAVSVQTGKNIEPWVEILSGLKEEQRVVTESTFLIDSEAKIRFGSESHTH; encoded by the coding sequence ATGAAGCCAAATGATCTATCTACTTCTTCGTTTGTAGGATGGGTCGGAAAACTTTTGGCCATTCTGATAGTTGTGGCATTGGTAGCAGACTGTTCTTCTAAAAAGGACATCTACTATTGTCCGATGCATCCTCATTATACTTCAGATCGTCCTGGAAACTGTCCTATCTGCAATATGGATTTGGTCAAAAAGGAAGATCCTTCCGATCATAAAGATCACACAAATGCAAACAATTCTTTGCAAACTACAGAATCAATATCCGAAGAAGATCACTCTTCTCATCTTTCTGAAACTTCGTCCGGAAAAAATTCCCAAGAATTGATCCTTTCTTTCGAGAAACAACAATCTATAGGTATTAAAACGGAATTAGTAAGCAGAAGGAATCTGGTCAAAAAGATCAGTGCATATTCCAGCGTTGCTTACGATCCTGAATTATATTCTGCACTGAGTGAATACAAGGAAGCAGTTCGTTCTTCCGAATTTCTTTCTCCGGAGATCATTCGAAATCTACAATTGCGGCTTAGACAATTAGGTCTAAGCCAGGACCAGATCCGTATTTGGACATCGGGAGCAAGAGATCCATCCGAGTTGATCCTTGGAGGAAAATCGGGAAGGGCGCATATCTATTCTCAGATCTATGAATCTGATTTCACCACGGCCAAAGTTGGACTTCCAATCAAATTCAAAACGGATGTATATCCTGAGAAAGAATTTATAGGAAGGATCAAAAGTATAGATGTGATCTTGGATAAGAATAACCGAACACTCAGATTAAGAAGTGAAGTTTCGGATCCAAACCAACTCTTAAAACCCCAAATGTTCGGAGATACGATGATCGAAGTTTCCCTTCCGAAAGTATTATCCGTTCCGACTTCCGCAATCTTGGATACTGGAAAACAAAAGATTGCTTATGTACAAACTGCGCCTGATCGATTCCAAGCAGTTTCCGTCCAGACAGGAAAGAATATAGAGCCTTGGGTGGAAATTTTGTCCGGTTTGAAAGAAGAACAAAGAGTTGTGACCGAGTCCACCTTCTTGATCGATTCGGAAGCAAAGATCAGATTCGGCTCCGAATCTCATACTCATTAA
- a CDS encoding LIC13259/LIC11441 family protein, whose product MKKLHYLFLILFLNAGNLFAHEGKETFVLREVAKIHSSIYSETSGSIDVQKLIQLLKENADHKKDTEKFKKALPIAEELGKTTDLSKKRELFERLSKELESIVGHHDKSGVSVFYCPMLKKKWLASGKEIKNPYDPKMKNCGEIINEAK is encoded by the coding sequence ATGAAAAAATTACATTATCTATTTTTAATTTTATTTCTGAACGCAGGAAATCTATTCGCTCATGAGGGAAAAGAAACATTCGTTCTGAGAGAAGTTGCTAAGATCCATTCTTCCATCTATTCTGAAACTTCAGGAAGTATAGACGTTCAAAAATTGATTCAGCTTCTTAAGGAAAATGCAGATCACAAGAAGGACACAGAAAAATTTAAGAAGGCTCTTCCTATTGCAGAAGAATTGGGTAAAACTACGGATCTTTCTAAAAAAAGAGAATTATTCGAACGTTTATCCAAAGAACTGGAATCAATCGTTGGTCATCATGATAAATCGGGAGTTTCCGTATTCTATTGCCCAATGCTCAAGAAAAAATGGCTGGCTTCCGGTAAAGAGATCAAGAACCCATACGATCCAAAAATGAAAAACTGCGGAGAAATTATCAATGAAGCCAAATGA
- a CDS encoding TolC family protein, with protein sequence MNARLIVLISIYTLFSSAAYAEKRNLEEILDVLVKEHPESKSLAGLSQAHKSHSEATGILPDPKIGVAFRNYPTRGGYSTSDRALDTPTMTGIELSVSQEFPFPGKLSTEKKISKLMQTESNFAYIAGVNRILGDFFSRLNKYKYSEKKKAINERILTLLGAQKSISENSYSYGENTLSGVLKATVAKTEAIEKETEYTTQLKDLKSQLEYYQISDKVTFSDLYSIDLDSFLENKNEELEALVAAQTSLIEDSPEYKIQMEEEKRLKEQAKLTKYSLAPQTEVFFSYMKRRSQTFALDQGPLNYGLMDTTEYRGDLFSFGVNMRVPVWSALKWNSITGETEHLAEVGKDSVEKTRAQMFSELNRNLAYIKGVSNQIRLVEKRLIPELEKSVRAGSFQYASGKVNVQDTLLAQTEILNTKIRLEDLKERKNESILNTLKLLSFIYKDNKTPEHDKHN encoded by the coding sequence ATGAACGCAAGACTTATTGTCTTAATATCAATTTATACATTATTTTCATCCGCAGCTTACGCGGAAAAAAGAAATCTGGAAGAGATCTTGGATGTTTTAGTAAAAGAACATCCTGAATCTAAGTCGCTAGCTGGCCTTTCCCAGGCTCACAAATCACATTCCGAGGCAACTGGTATATTACCAGATCCTAAAATAGGAGTGGCATTCAGAAATTATCCTACTCGAGGAGGGTATTCCACTTCCGATCGGGCATTGGATACACCCACAATGACAGGGATAGAATTATCGGTCTCCCAAGAGTTTCCTTTCCCGGGAAAATTAAGCACTGAGAAAAAGATCTCCAAACTAATGCAGACCGAATCAAACTTCGCCTATATTGCCGGAGTAAATCGGATCTTGGGAGACTTTTTCAGCCGACTGAACAAATACAAATATTCGGAAAAGAAGAAGGCGATTAACGAAAGAATATTAACCCTTCTTGGTGCACAAAAGTCCATTAGTGAAAACTCATATTCTTACGGAGAAAATACACTTTCCGGAGTTTTAAAGGCAACAGTTGCAAAGACGGAAGCCATCGAAAAAGAAACGGAATATACTACTCAGTTGAAAGACTTGAAATCTCAGCTCGAATACTATCAAATTTCAGATAAGGTTACCTTCTCCGATCTATACTCCATAGATCTGGATTCTTTTTTAGAAAACAAAAATGAAGAGTTAGAGGCGTTAGTAGCCGCGCAAACTTCCTTGATCGAGGATTCTCCGGAATATAAGATACAAATGGAAGAAGAAAAACGTTTAAAGGAACAGGCAAAACTCACCAAATATTCCCTGGCACCACAAACGGAAGTTTTCTTCTCTTATATGAAACGTAGATCCCAAACTTTCGCTTTGGACCAAGGCCCTTTAAATTATGGACTTATGGATACCACTGAATATAGAGGAGATCTTTTTAGCTTCGGAGTGAATATGAGAGTTCCGGTTTGGTCCGCTCTTAAATGGAATTCCATTACTGGCGAAACGGAACATCTGGCAGAAGTAGGTAAGGACTCTGTAGAAAAAACGAGAGCACAAATGTTTTCCGAACTAAATAGGAATCTGGCCTATATAAAGGGTGTTTCCAATCAGATCCGTTTGGTCGAGAAAAGACTGATCCCTGAATTGGAAAAATCCGTCAGAGCCGGTTCCTTCCAATATGCTTCCGGAAAGGTTAATGTGCAGGATACACTCCTCGCGCAAACTGAGATCTTAAATACAAAAATACGTTTAGAAGATCTTAAAGAACGGAAGAACGAATCCATTTTGAATACATTAAAACTCCTAAGTTTTATCTATAAAGATAACAAAACTCCGGAACATGATAAACATAACTGA
- a CDS encoding PHP domain-containing protein has product MKRSRIALLVSIFLGVLLFGNMLTWAIFRADTYRSSVDWEKYSNPYKRNTKLKLQKTGIHLHTNRTWFTPGRNSPEEIETVYAANGYKILGFTDYERVTSPKSPKLAQIKGFEWGTNLRKRHFSVLGIEEASYDLFPLYADPENLQWVIDKLESKNGFVVINHPLLNESFPLKLLSQLKEYDALEVMSPFGDIPKFWDKLLSEKHPSFCMASDDLHYLPRDEYLRVRTSGIPNWRDLSSEIYKQEGESLMRYLLVNTDSLDEKEILRSLKEGNYLCVRKMERSLEEPKLGPLVLNSENEILFDFEDTPISVDFIGQNSEILSHTSYQNKGAYKLKPTDLYVRVQVIYPTAIILSNPFFQKL; this is encoded by the coding sequence ATGAAAAGAAGTAGGATAGCTCTTTTAGTTTCTATCTTTCTCGGAGTACTTCTATTCGGAAATATGCTCACTTGGGCAATTTTCAGAGCGGATACTTATAGATCCTCTGTGGATTGGGAGAAATATTCCAATCCGTATAAAAGAAATACCAAACTCAAACTCCAAAAAACCGGAATTCATTTACATACCAATCGCACCTGGTTTACTCCTGGCAGGAATTCTCCGGAAGAGATAGAGACAGTCTACGCAGCAAATGGATACAAAATTTTAGGCTTCACTGATTACGAAAGGGTCACGAGCCCTAAGTCTCCAAAACTCGCCCAGATCAAAGGATTCGAATGGGGAACCAATCTTAGAAAAAGGCATTTCAGTGTTTTAGGTATAGAAGAAGCAAGTTATGATCTATTTCCTCTTTATGCTGATCCGGAAAATCTACAATGGGTAATCGATAAACTCGAATCTAAAAACGGTTTTGTAGTGATCAACCATCCACTTTTGAATGAATCATTTCCATTAAAACTACTGTCGCAACTAAAAGAATACGATGCATTAGAAGTGATGAGCCCATTCGGGGATATCCCTAAATTTTGGGACAAATTACTAAGTGAGAAACATCCTTCCTTCTGTATGGCTTCGGATGATTTGCACTATCTTCCAAGAGATGAGTATTTAAGAGTTAGAACCTCCGGAATCCCAAACTGGAGAGATTTAAGTTCCGAAATTTACAAACAAGAAGGAGAATCTTTGATGAGGTATCTTCTTGTAAACACTGACAGTCTGGATGAAAAAGAAATTCTTCGTTCCTTAAAAGAAGGGAATTATCTTTGTGTTCGAAAAATGGAAAGGAGTTTAGAAGAACCTAAATTGGGACCTTTGGTACTAAATTCCGAAAATGAGATCCTTTTCGATTTTGAAGACACTCCGATCAGTGTGGACTTCATTGGCCAAAATTCTGAAATTCTTTCTCATACTTCTTATCAAAACAAAGGGGCTTATAAATTGAAACCCACCGATTTGTATGTGAGAGTGCAGGTGATCTATCCGACTGCAATTATTCTGAGTAATCCATTCTTCCAGAAATTATAA
- a CDS encoding glycosyltransferase family 2 protein, whose translation MKPFPLVLVLPAYNEELTIEKTILEFYKEIPHAYFVIVDNNSKDRTTEISKNVIEEHSILGEVLFEPRQGKANAVRAAFTKIDAETYIICDADLTYPAFKIHSMIETLKENDLDMLVGDRLTEGDYGRENKRRFHSTGNKLVLTLINFLFGTKLKDPMSGYRVFSRRFVKNYPILSSGFEIEIEMTLHALDKRFRVGEISVPYKDRPPGSFSKLNTIRDGYKVVKNILWIFKDYKPMHFFGFFSVASGILSLVAGIPPILDYIEYRYVYHVPLAVLATGLMLFSWIQIAIGLVLHTVSKIQRTNFELKLVQFGMENPFRNQTTIPTAPQRSAGSEKKIANI comes from the coding sequence ATGAAACCCTTCCCTCTTGTATTGGTCCTTCCTGCGTATAATGAAGAACTTACTATAGAAAAAACCATTTTGGAATTTTATAAAGAGATCCCACATGCATATTTTGTGATCGTAGATAATAATTCCAAAGATAGGACCACTGAAATTTCCAAAAACGTAATAGAGGAACATTCTATCTTAGGAGAAGTCCTTTTCGAACCGAGGCAGGGAAAGGCGAATGCAGTTAGAGCTGCATTCACTAAAATTGACGCAGAAACTTACATCATATGCGATGCAGATCTGACTTATCCCGCTTTTAAGATACACTCTATGATCGAAACTCTCAAAGAAAATGATTTAGACATGCTCGTGGGAGATCGTCTGACCGAGGGAGATTATGGAAGGGAGAATAAAAGAAGGTTCCATTCGACCGGAAACAAACTTGTTCTTACATTGATTAACTTTTTATTTGGAACTAAGCTCAAGGATCCAATGAGTGGATATAGAGTATTCTCCCGTAGATTTGTTAAAAATTATCCGATTCTATCTTCCGGTTTCGAGATAGAAATAGAAATGACCTTGCATGCCTTGGACAAAAGGTTTCGAGTGGGAGAGATCTCTGTTCCTTATAAAGACAGACCTCCCGGAAGTTTTTCAAAACTGAATACCATTCGAGACGGATATAAGGTAGTGAAGAATATATTATGGATCTTTAAAGATTATAAACCGATGCACTTCTTCGGATTTTTTTCTGTGGCTTCAGGAATTTTGTCCTTAGTAGCAGGAATTCCTCCAATTCTGGATTATATCGAATATAGATATGTCTATCATGTTCCTTTGGCTGTGCTTGCTACAGGATTAATGTTGTTTTCTTGGATCCAAATTGCGATAGGACTCGTTTTACATACCGTTTCTAAAATCCAAAGGACAAATTTTGAATTGAAACTGGTCCAATTCGGAATGGAAAACCCGTTTCGGAATCAAACAACGATTCCGACTGCTCCACAAAGATCCGCAGGAAGTGAGAAGAAGATCGCGAATATTTAA
- a CDS encoding ArnT family glycosyltransferase: protein MRNLHLPITLLVYLLLLLIGLGSFSLIDWDENIYGAASKSMLETGEYFRIQVNGQAFSEKPPFFFWLANVFYKVFGLSEFSTRLPSVFSGILSFLILVRFGTFLHSKKFGYVWAFLYSASLLPLLLARTAYIDHLFNTFILASVLSLYLYETKEKGDFRYRAIWILAAAFFGGIAVLTKGPLGLAIPLFIFGTNRLLDRNFRIRIFDFILFGVVAIAVLSFYYLTNFILYGNEFIVQFFDFQKKLLTKSLESHTGPWFYHFIVMFIGFFPWTILLLPSAKNWRMFTDPKISRISRYFLVWLGVVLLIFSIVQTKLPHYSSSIYIPLSFFASYLILEKPEILKSNSFSFCFLGIGIVVGLIFLLLPQISEYSGSTMSVGKELLPSFNFWYSSSGLVLLLGILIGFVGLQLFRREKEEGRALFLVSTWTSMLIFVGVLSSTITPKIISFLQDGNLRLYDKAEKSGNQIVYYKYLSFYPMFYREKKIHMIGSYKFKDETFLLDTEEKLSIICNRNSVLELVLTYPQRSFQEVSSENGIVLLDSAPK, encoded by the coding sequence ATGCGAAACTTGCATTTACCAATTACACTTTTAGTTTATCTTCTATTATTGCTCATTGGATTAGGAAGTTTCTCCCTGATCGATTGGGATGAAAATATTTATGGTGCAGCTTCCAAGTCAATGCTTGAGACCGGAGAATATTTCAGGATCCAAGTAAATGGGCAGGCATTCAGCGAAAAACCTCCATTCTTCTTTTGGCTTGCAAATGTATTTTATAAAGTTTTCGGACTTTCAGAATTTTCCACCAGGCTGCCTTCCGTATTCAGCGGGATTCTTTCCTTTTTGATCTTAGTTAGATTCGGAACATTTCTGCATTCTAAAAAGTTCGGATACGTATGGGCATTTTTATATTCAGCTTCTCTTTTGCCTTTACTTCTCGCAAGAACTGCTTATATAGATCATCTATTTAATACATTCATCTTGGCATCCGTTCTTTCTTTGTATTTATATGAAACAAAAGAAAAGGGGGATTTTCGTTATAGAGCCATCTGGATCTTGGCAGCAGCATTCTTTGGCGGAATTGCAGTTTTGACAAAAGGTCCTTTAGGATTAGCTATTCCTCTTTTTATTTTTGGGACAAACAGACTATTAGATAGAAATTTTCGGATTAGGATATTCGATTTTATATTATTCGGCGTTGTCGCAATTGCCGTATTAAGTTTTTATTATCTTACGAATTTTATCTTATACGGAAATGAGTTTATAGTCCAGTTTTTTGATTTTCAGAAGAAATTACTAACTAAGTCTTTAGAATCTCATACAGGTCCTTGGTTTTATCATTTTATCGTAATGTTTATTGGATTTTTTCCTTGGACTATACTTTTGCTCCCTAGTGCAAAGAATTGGAGAATGTTTACTGATCCTAAAATTTCCAGAATTTCCCGTTACTTTCTAGTTTGGTTGGGAGTTGTTTTACTTATCTTTTCGATCGTACAAACCAAATTGCCTCATTATTCCTCTTCTATTTATATTCCTTTATCCTTCTTTGCATCATATTTGATCTTAGAAAAACCGGAAATTTTGAAATCGAATTCTTTCTCATTTTGCTTTCTCGGAATTGGAATAGTTGTAGGCTTGATCTTTCTACTTCTTCCTCAAATCTCAGAATATTCCGGCTCTACGATGAGCGTCGGAAAAGAACTATTGCCGTCTTTCAATTTTTGGTATTCCTCTTCTGGATTGGTCCTCCTTTTAGGGATATTGATCGGATTTGTAGGATTACAATTGTTCAGAAGAGAAAAAGAAGAAGGAAGAGCACTTTTCCTAGTTTCGACCTGGACTTCGATGCTGATCTTTGTAGGAGTTCTATCATCTACAATCACACCTAAGATCATTTCATTTTTGCAAGATGGGAATCTGCGTCTTTATGATAAAGCCGAGAAGTCTGGAAATCAGATCGTATATTACAAATATCTTTCTTTCTATCCTATGTTTTATAGAGAAAAGAAGATCCATATGATAGGAAGTTATAAGTTCAAAGACGAAACATTTCTATTGGATACCGAAGAGAAACTTTCTATCATATGCAACCGAAATAGTGTGTTGGAATTAGTATTAACATATCCGCAGAGAAGCTTTCAGGAAGTTTCCTCTGAAAATGGGATTGTCCTTCTTGATTCTGCTCCTAAATAA